The Cyanobacteriota bacterium genomic interval TGCAGGACGGGTCAAAATTCCTAGTGATGTGCTCATTCGGGAGTTAGACGGAGAGTCAGTACTGCTGAACCTAGACAGTGAAACCTACTTTGGTCTAGATGATGTAGGTACTCGTATGATTCTGTGCCTGTCGAATGCAGCCTCTATTCAAGCGGCCTATGATCAACTGCTGGAAGAATATGATGTGGATCCAGAAACGCTTCGCGATGATCTTCAGACCTTGATTGAGGAGTTGCAGGCCCATGGCTTGGTGGAAGTTATTTCAGCATAACTGGCATACCTTTTGGCGGTTGTCTCCATCCTATCGATGGGTGTTTGGTCAGGCGATCGTCTTGTTGCCCTGCATCGCCTTGGGACTACATTTGCTAGGATTTACGCTAGTGAAGAACCTACTAGCTCGCTCGTCATCTCAACAACAGCCTAGATCTGCACGGCAAGGGCAAGTTTACACCATTGCTCGGTTGGTGCAAGCGGCAACAACCCACGGCTTCTGGAAGGCTAATTGCCTGCAACGATCGCTGGTGCTATGGTGGCTATTGCGGCGGCGAGGTATCATGGCTGATTTACGTATTGGAGTAGCCCGTGATGCCAGACAATTGACTGCCCATGCTTGGGTAGAGCATGACGGTGTAGTGGTAGGCGATCGCCCTGACATTCATCAATCTTTTTCCCCGTTTGACCATCCTATTGCGTAGGAGCGTTCACATCTATCAACCCTGGCAGAGCGACAGTGGAAGCAAACCTCTATACCCGGAAATTTTATGAATGGCACCAAGATGGCTCGCTGCAATCGGCGCAGGAAGTAGTGCCCATCGTCATGGACTTGGTGCAACCCCGCAGTGTTATTGATGTCGGCTGCGGTACAGGTACATGGCTAAGTGTATTCAAAGCTGCTGGAGTGATTGACTGTCTGGGGGTAGACGGCGACTATGTGGATCCGGAATTACGGCTAATCACGCCCAATGAGTTTTTGAGCCATGACTTGAAACAGCCCTTGAACTTGGGGCGAACCTTTGATTTAGTTGTAAGCCTAGAAACGGCTGAACATTTGCCCGCTGACTGTGCTGATTGCTTTGTAGCTTCCTTAACCGCCCTGGGTTCTGTGATTCTCTTTTCTGCTGCTATTCCCTTCCAGGGTGGGGATGGCCATGTCAATGAGCAGTGGGTGGACTATTGGGTAGAACGGTTTCACCAGCGTGGCTATCTGGTGATTGACTGTCTGCGAGCGCAAGTATGGGCTAGCGATCGGGTTCAACCTTGGTATGCCCAGAACCTGTTGTTTTTTGTGCAGCAGGATGCCCTACCTAGCTACCCTAAGCTGGTACAGGCAGCTCAACAGTTCCATCGTCCAGGAATGCTGTCACTAGTGCACCCTAAAACCTATACCAGGGTAGTGACATGGCTGTACGCCCAGCTACAGGATATGGCTAATAAGCCCAGGCCAGCCCTAGATCAACCTACAGAGGCCCCATTTGACCCTAACAACCCCCAAATCAACCCCCGTGAGTTGATGCAACTCTACCTCAATCAGCACTATGAGCAGTTGTCTGAGCGGTTCATCCAAGTCCTAGAGCATTTTGAAACCAAGACTTACTTCAGCCTTTCTCCGGCTGCCCAATATTTCATCAACGCCTTTGTGCAAAACTTCTTATACCTGTTCGTGCAGCCAGACTACATCCTTAGCGATCGGCATGTCTCGCGATTTCTGCAACTCAACCTCACCATTTCCAACCTAGTGGCCATCTCCAGTTTCAAAACAACCGATGCCTATCTAGAAATTTTGCGCGATCAAGCCAATAACTTTGCCAAGTTTCTAACGCTGTATTCTGCTCGCAATACGGTGCGCATGGATCGTGATCTAATCTTTGCCACCAATCCCCAACTGGCTTGCTTGTGGTATGCCTGTTACCTAGAGAGCTACCGCTCAGGCGTAGTGAATCCAGTAGCCTATCAAAACCTGCGGGAGCACCTAGTCTATCATCATGAGCACCTTACTACCTTCTATCGGGTTGATGACCTTAGCTTTGGGGCAACCTACATCGATGGTGAACAGGATCGGCTGCTCAAACAGCGCATCAATGCTTCCATTCAAGCAAGTCCCTTTCGGACAGCAACGGTGATCCACAACCAACCCAATCCCAAAAAGCTGGCGATCGTCTCTGCCCTGTGGTTTTCACGTCACTCCGTCTACCGAATTCTCTCGGAGTTTGTAGACGCTCTCAAGGACGACTACGAGCTGACTTTGGTGCATTTGGGAACCATTGGCAGCCATAATGACATTGATGTAGGCTGCTTCAAACGGGTGCGTTACGTATATGCCAGCAATGGCAGCCTAGTTATTGATGCTATTCAACACAATGACTTTGCCCTCGTCTACTACCCGGACATTGGCATGAGCATGGAGAGCATTTTCCTGTCTAATCTTCGTATAGCGCCCATTCAAGTATGCGGCCTGGGGCATTCAGTCAGCACCTACGGCGCTGATATTGACTACTACATCAGCGGTGCCGACGTGGAAGTGCCTACAGGTGCAGAACACAACTACTCAGAGCGTCTAGTCTTACTGCCAGGAGCTGGCGCTATTCACAACCGCCCAGACTATACCCTGCAACATCCCACCAAAACCCGGCCAGAGTTCATCATCAACTGTTCCTGGTTTGCCCAGAAGATCAACTATCCCCTAGTGTGCTATCTGCAAGCGATCTTGCGTCAGGCTCAAAAACCCCTCCTCTTTCGGTTCTTCTCTGGGGCAGCACTCCTGCGCAAGAATGACTTTTTACCCTTCGTGAAGGATCTTACGGCTCTATTAGGGTCAGATCACGTGGAAGTCATTCCAGCTAAGCCCTATGCTGACTACATGGCTATGATGGAAGAGGGGGATATGTGTTTAGATTCCTACCATTTTGGTGGGTGTAACACGATCGCCGATGGGTTGTTCCTCCGCAAGCCAACTATCACCTTTGAAGGCAATCGATGGTACGGGCGCATTGGCTCCCACATGTTACGTCAGGTGGGCCTGGGAGAACTTGTGGCAACTACCCCTGAGCAATATATCCAGCTTGCGTTACGGCTCATCCATGATGATGCCTATCGTGACAGTATTCGGGCTAGGCTACAGGCTGTCGATTTAGACCGTTCAATTTTTC includes:
- a CDS encoding PqqD family protein → MSSRIGGEGLVISFAGRVKIPSDVLIRELDGESVLLNLDSETYFGLDDVGTRMILCLSNAASIQAAYDQLLEEYDVDPETLRDDLQTLIEELQAHGLVEVISA
- a CDS encoding methyltransferase domain-containing protein codes for the protein MEANLYTRKFYEWHQDGSLQSAQEVVPIVMDLVQPRSVIDVGCGTGTWLSVFKAAGVIDCLGVDGDYVDPELRLITPNEFLSHDLKQPLNLGRTFDLVVSLETAEHLPADCADCFVASLTALGSVILFSAAIPFQGGDGHVNEQWVDYWVERFHQRGYLVIDCLRAQVWASDRVQPWYAQNLLFFVQQDALPSYPKLVQAAQQFHRPGMLSLVHPKTYTRVVTWLYAQLQDMANKPRPALDQPTEAPFDPNNPQINPRELMQLYLNQHYEQLSERFIQVLEHFETKTYFSLSPAAQYFINAFVQNFLYLFVQPDYILSDRHVSRFLQLNLTISNLVAISSFKTTDAYLEILRDQANNFAKFLTLYSARNTVRMDRDLIFATNPQLACLWYACYLESYRSGVVNPVAYQNLREHLVYHHEHLTTFYRVDDLSFGATYIDGEQDRLLKQRINASIQASPFRTATVIHNQPNPKKLAIVSALWFSRHSVYRILSEFVDALKDDYELTLVHLGTIGSHNDIDVGCFKRVRYVYASNGSLVIDAIQHNDFALVYYPDIGMSMESIFLSNLRIAPIQVCGLGHSVSTYGADIDYYISGADVEVPTGAEHNYSERLVLLPGAGAIHNRPDYTLQHPTKTRPEFIINCSWFAQKINYPLVCYLQAILRQAQKPLLFRFFSGAALLRKNDFLPFVKDLTALLGSDHVEVIPAKPYADYMAMMEEGDMCLDSYHFGGCNTIADGLFLRKPTITFEGNRWYGRIGSHMLRQVGLGELVATTPEQYIQLALRLIHDDAYRDSIRARLQAVDLDRSIFHTGDKVYFKQAIDYLIQNHDRLQADPSKTPIRIGHLTEHSP
- a CDS encoding lasso peptide biosynthesis B2 protein; its protein translation is MAWWKLFQHNWHTFWRLSPSYRWVFGQAIVLLPCIALGLHLLGFTLVKNLLARSSSQQQPRSARQGQVYTIARLVQAATTHGFWKANCLQRSLVLWWLLRRRGIMADLRIGVARDARQLTAHAWVEHDGVVVGDRPDIHQSFSPFDHPIA